A genome region from Penicillium psychrofluorescens genome assembly, chromosome: 3 includes the following:
- a CDS encoding uncharacterized protein (ID:PFLUO_004713-T1.cds;~source:funannotate), with protein MSTSKVTRPTNPDGLVLEAWGQGLMVGSLLVMAAVTVCNMKKHILLHKLILAEVHLPLSSLYVAASADFYTTNSKLILAMPHNTFIFAHEPAYGCHLSVTAIGLNISWALHNVIAWMKNRPFLSRRVSLVYIITVVLSWPYWVVEIYANFTYYNNINTVFLITRPWEPLFRDPWWIATTVSLFWTIKREYNFGIWELVKVSPRFGVMLLSMCLSIAFIIVDTCSVVNVFSDALPTGIEPFWKLAFLFKCLCDTVILDDFKTALDHIRKYWLRKQQSTSEVFLTSPISPFTDGMPIPPQLHTPPRGRRAPATREHHDDIEVDILSPRSRPIEIGVLSQHSQLMEADIFSPAPRAEKLRSPLRVTMTEEV; from the exons ATGTCTACTTCCAAGGTTACCCGTCCCACCAATCCCgacggcctcgtcctcgaagcCTGGGGCCAAGGCTTGATGGTCGGCAGCCTGCTCGTCATGGCCGCGGTCACGGTGTGCAACATGAAAAAGCACATCTTGCTGCACAAGCTGATTCTGGCTGAAGTGCATCTTCCCTTGTCTTCTTTGTATGTGGCTGCTTCCGCTGACTTTTATACTACAAACTCCAAGCTCATCCTGGCAATGCCCCACAATACTTTCATCTTCGCGCACGAACCCGCTTATGGCTGTCACCTTTCAGTCACAGCCATCGGCCTCAACATCTCCTGGGCCCTGCACAATGTGATCGCATGGATGAAGAACCGCCCGTTCCTGTCCCGTCGCGTCTCGCTCGTCTACATCATTACTGTCGTTCTTTCCTGGCCTtactgggtggtggagatcTATGCCAATTTCACTTACtacaacaacatcaacaccgtcttcctgatCACCCGACCGTGGGAGCCTCTGTTTCG TGACCCGTGGTGGATTGCCACTACCGTCTCGCTCTTCTGGACTATCAAGCGCGAATACAACTTTGGGATCTGGGAGCTCGTCAAGGTCTCGCCTCGCTTTGGGGTTATGCTTCTGTCAATGTGCCTGTCTATTGCCTTTATCATCGTCGACACCTGTAGTGTGGTGAATGTGTTCAGCGATGCACTTCCGACCGGCATTGAGCCTTTCTGGAAG CTGGCTTTCCTCTTCAAGTGCCTTTGCGATACCGTCATCCTGGACGACTTCAAGACAGCGCTAGATCATATTCGCAAGTACTGGCTCCGCAAGCAGCAGTCTACGTCCGAAGTCTTCCTCACCAGTCCAATCAGCCCGTTCACTGATGGCATGCCTATCCCCCCACAGTTGCACACTCCTCCTCGTGGAAGGCGTGCACCCGCTACCCGGGAGCATCACGACGACATCGAAGTGGACATACTCTCCCCACGCTCTCGGCCGATCGAAATTGGCGTGCTCTCCCAGCACTCCCAACTGATGGAAGCCGACATATTCTCTCCGGCCCCCCGAGCGGAGAAGCTTCGCTCACCGCTACGGGTCACCATGACGGAGGAGGTCTGA
- a CDS encoding uncharacterized protein (ID:PFLUO_004714-T1.cds;~source:funannotate) encodes MTSLSLYQLLLVLCAALTHALNFCPLMGPSWPAATGLANDPTVKAALQSIRTTLQTAITAGNFSGDSLSLQIFDTGCSDPLLSLSYTATDINTTIGVNKVDENTVFRIGSTSKLFTMLMLLIEDGFGSLNDPVSKYIPEIEAVVVDMQRNSTKSNNGIDFVKWNEVTVGELASHLAGIPRDYGMLDLTEEVPMLEGLGFPKLVSAQVPPCGVPNVCSRKQFFNGLLQGHPIFPTSTTPIYSNAAFQVMGYVVEALAGENFQTVLEKRIINPLKLTHTFYTTPNIKLGVIPSAQGEHFWNFAMGDETPAGGIYSSANDMAIVGRALLNSSLLPAATTRRWMRPLTHTSSLGYAVGAPWEIISFGNERPIDLYTKSGDIGTYSSVLALDPDHGVGFTVLGAGAKTHESLALAADLISASLLPALEAAAKNQTNCHFAGTYALSSLNSSITIITDAGPGLVVSSWVNNGTNMFNSYMALSGITDPSQLSIRLYPTGLESPGQLSFRAVIPPPLGTGIGPFTSPCISWVTVDGSVYGNMGTDEFLFKVDNIGNAVSISPRVLRTSYPKTS; translated from the exons ATGACTTCCCTCTCCCTGTaccagctgctgctggtgctcTGCGCGGCTCTTACACATGCCCTCAACTTCTGTCCCCTCATGGGGCCCAGCTGGCCTGCTGCCACAGGTCTCGCAAATGACCCGACCGTCAAGGCTGCGCTGCAGAGCATCCGGACTACTCTCCAAACTGCCATCACGGCTGGGAACTTTTCTGGAGATTCTCTGTCCCTGCAGATCTTTGACACCGGTTGTTCTGACCCGTTGCTCTCGCTCTCCTACACGGCAACCgatatcaacaccaccatTGGCGTGAACAAGGTGGACGAGAACACCGTCTTCCGCATTGGCAGCACCTCCAAGCTGTTCACCATGCTCATGCTGCTGATTGAAGACGGGTTCGGTTCTCTGAATGATCCCGTTTCCAAGTACATTCCAGAAATCGAGGCCGTTGTTGTTGACATGCAGCGGAATTCCACGAAAAGTAATAACGGGATCGACTTTGTCAAGTGGAATGAGGTGACAGTGGGAGAGTTGGCGAGCCATTTGGCAGGTATCCCAAGAGACT ATGGCATGCTTGATCTCACCGAAGAGGTTCCTATGCTCGAGGGCCTGGGGTTTCCCAAACTTGTCTCAGCACAGGTTCCGCCCTGCGGCGTGCCGAATGTCTGCAGCAGAAAGC AGTTCTTCAATGGGTTGCTCCAGGGCCATCCCATTTTCCCCACTTCCACGACACCAATTTACTCCAATGCTGCCTTCCAGGTCATGGGATATGTCGTGGAGGCGCTTGCCGGTGAAAACTTCCAGACAGTTTTGGAGAAACGTATTATCAACCCACTGAAGTTGACTCACACCTTCTACACCACGCCCAACATCAAGCTCGGTGTTATTCCCAGTGCGCAGGGCGAGCATTTTTGGAATTTCGCCATGGGCGATGAAACACC TGCCGGCGGCATTTACTCGTCCGCAAATGACATGGCCATCGTAGGCCGCGCCCTTCTCAACAGCAGTCTTTtgccagcagcaaccacCAGACGATGGATGAGACCGCTCACTCACACCTCATCCCTTGGATACGCCGTCGGCGCGCCCTGGGAGATCATATCATTTGGCAACGAGCGTCCAATCGACCTGTACACCAAATCTGGCGATATCGGCACCTACTCCTCCGTGCTAGCGCTAGACCCAGACCACGGTGTCGGCTTCACAGTTCTCGGCGCAGGCGCCAAAACGCACGAGTCTCTCGCGCTAGCCGCCGATCTCATCTCTGCTAGCCTGCTCCCAGCCCTGGAAGCAGCCGCCAAGAACCAGACCAACTGTCACTTTGCTGGAACATACGCCCTGTCTAGCCTCAACTCCTCTATCACGATCATCACAGATGCCGGACCGGGTCTCGTCGTCTCGAGCTGGGTTAACAATGGAACGAACATGTTCAATAGCTACATGGCCCTGAGCGGGATCACTGATCCCTCGCAGCTCAGCATCCGTCTGTATCCAACTGGCCTCGAGAGTCCCGGACAGCTTTCTTTCCGGGCTGTTATCCCGCCGCCGCTAGGGACTGGCATTGGGCCATTTACCTCTCCTTGCATTAGCTGGGTTACCGTTGACGGCTCGGTGTACGGTAATATGGGCACCGATGAATTCCTCTTCAAGGTGGATAACATTGGCAATGCGGTTAGCATTTCGCCGAGGGTGTTGCGGACTTCTTATCCCAAGACTAGTTGA
- a CDS encoding uncharacterized protein (ID:PFLUO_004715-T1.cds;~source:funannotate), whose protein sequence is MTTYSKNYKILQDTISITEIFAGMEPTALKSLLYDTSPDGKIAYITLNRPKQHNAIDQHMPLEIRAAVRTANANPNVHCIVLKGNGRGFCGGYDLDIYATSAQRGQTAGSQDLSKGYEPFQDYMSMKECTDCYSELFHSYKPTIAQVHGAAVAGGSDIALCCDLVVMAEDARIGYPPSRVWGCPTTAMWAYRIGAEKAKRMLFTGDLISGSEAAAMGLVLKAVPHAQLEETVNLLTERIKSVPINQLWMQKQVINSTIEDAVGSRQRLATIFDGITRNSPEGVNFQQLAQREGFKAAISARDQGGRTEEYRKKWKSVL, encoded by the exons ATGACTA CGTACAGCAAGAACTACAAGATTCTGCAAGACACTATCTCAATCACAGAAATATTCGCAGGAATGGAACCAACAGCACTAAAATCATTGCTCTACGATACATCACCAGACGGGAAAATTGCCTATATCACGCTAAATCGACCAAAGCAACACAACGCCATTGATCAGCATATGCCCCTTGAGATACGCGCGGCAGTCCGGACGGCCAACGCAAATCCCAATGTTCACTGCATTGTACTCAAGGGCAACGGTCGTGGCTTCTGCGGCGGCTATGACCTCGATATTTACGCCACAAGCGCCCAGCGCGGACAGACAGCGGGCAGCCAGGACCTCAGCAAGGGCTATGAACCGTTCCAAGATTATATGTCTATGAAGGAATGCACAGACTGCTATTCTGAACTGTTTCACAGCTACAAACCGACAATCGCGCAAGTCCACGGAGCAGCCGTCGCGGGAGGAAGTGACATTGCCTTGTGCTGCGATCTCGTTGTCATGGCGGAAGACGCGAGGATCGGCTATCCTCCAAGCAGAGTGTGGGGATGTCCAACGACTGCAATGTGGGCTTATCGCATCGGAGCGGAAAAGGCCAAAAGGATGCTCTTCACGGGTGATCTCATTAGTGGCTCCGAGGCTGCGGCCATGGGTCTTGTTCTCAAAGCCGTGCCACACGCACAGCTGGAGGAAACGGTCAACCTTCTCACAGAGAGGATCAAGAGCGTTCCCATCAATCAGCTGTGGATGCAAAAGCAAGTTATCAACAGCACTATTGAAGATGCTGTTGGCTCGAGGCAAAGGCTAGCGACTATCTTTGACGGCATCACGAGAAACTCGCCAGAGGGTGTCAATTTTCAGCAGCTTGCCCAGCGCGAAGGGTTTAAAGCGGCAATATCAGCCAGGGACCAAGGGGGAAGAACTGAGGAATACCGAAAGAAGTGGAAGAGTGTGCTATAG